In the genome of Mesosutterella faecium, the window GAGGCCGTCGAAGACTACCCCGAAGACTACCGGGCCTGCACCGAGCAGGCGAAGGACGAGCTCGAGCGGGGCGCCCGCCCGGCGCTCAAGCGCAGCCTGTCCGACCTCTCCGGCTGGGACCGCATCGTGGTCGCGGGCCCGTGCTGGTGGGGGACGTTCCCGATGGCGCTCTTCACGCAGCTTGAGGCGCTCGACTTCACCGGGAAAAAGGTCTTCGTCCTCGTGACGCATGAGGGCTCGGGGTTCGGCCGCGCCGAGCG includes:
- a CDS encoding flavodoxin, producing MSKTLVIYYSRSGENYSRGRIVRLARGNTERAADMIREAAGADLFRVEAVEDYPEDYRACTEQAKDELERGARPALKRSLSDLSGWDRIVVAGPCWWGTFPMALFTQLEALDFTGKKVFVLVTHEGSGFGRAERDAKRACRGAAFGEGLAVCGPDVDQSRALIEAWARRCLA